A window of the Mesorhizobium sp. genome harbors these coding sequences:
- a CDS encoding ABC transporter ATP-binding protein produces the protein MSTVLELKAVGRHYHQGEEHLAILVDADFAMSPGEMVALVAPSGAGKSTLLHLAGLLERPNSGDVVLNGRACGRLGDDERTAIRRNEVGFVYQFHHLLPEFTALENVMMPQMVRGLDRKEAATRAAQLLDYMRVGPRAQHRPSELSGGEQQRVAIARAVANAPSLLLADEPTGNLDPDTAVYVFEALEALVRQSGLAALIATHNHDLAARMDRRVTLSGGKIVPF, from the coding sequence ATGAGCACGGTTCTCGAACTCAAGGCGGTCGGGCGTCACTACCACCAGGGCGAGGAGCACCTGGCGATCCTGGTCGATGCCGATTTCGCCATGTCGCCGGGCGAAATGGTCGCGCTTGTGGCGCCGTCGGGCGCCGGCAAGTCCACTCTGCTCCACCTGGCCGGCCTGCTCGAGCGCCCGAATTCGGGCGACGTGGTGTTGAACGGACGCGCATGCGGCCGGCTCGGCGACGACGAGCGTACCGCGATCCGCCGCAACGAAGTCGGCTTCGTCTACCAGTTCCATCATCTCCTGCCCGAGTTCACGGCGCTGGAGAACGTGATGATGCCGCAGATGGTGCGCGGGCTCGATCGCAAGGAAGCCGCGACGCGCGCCGCGCAGTTGCTGGACTACATGCGGGTGGGTCCCCGTGCGCAGCACCGTCCCTCCGAGCTCTCGGGGGGCGAACAGCAGCGCGTCGCGATTGCGCGCGCGGTCGCCAATGCCCCGTCTCTGCTGCTCGCCGACGAGCCGACGGGCAATCTCGATCCTGATACGGCCGTCTACGTGTTCGAGGCGCTGGAGGCGCTGGTGCGCCAGTCGGGTCTCGCGGCGCTGATCGCCACCCACAATCACGACCTCGCCGCCCGCATGGACCGGCGCGTGACGCTGTCCGGCGGCAAGATCGTGCCGTTCTGA
- a CDS encoding lipoprotein-releasing ABC transporter permease subunit, whose translation MTDTTAASQTARATRAKHAGAGPFSLFERMVAWRYLRSKRKETVISVIASISFIGIMLGVATLIIVMAVMNGFRTELLTRILGINGHLILQPIDRPLDDYAEVAARIAGVPGVKYTIPLVEGQVLASGRQGTAGTGALVKGIREADLKNIPLVAGNVRQGELNGFETSEGVAIGTRMAENLGLGLGDLITLVSPDGDITPLGTNPRVKAYPVTAIYEIGMSEYDALIVFMPLPEAQLYFNSEGLAQTIEIFVDDPDRVDELKEPIEAAAQRQLYLTDWRFRNQTFFSALQVERNVMFMILTLIVLVAALNIISGLIMLVKDKGSDIAILRTMGATRGSIMRIFMMTGAAIGMTGTIAGVILGIVVCLNVESIRQFFSWVSGTTIFNPELYFLSKLPAEINMSETVSVVVMALALSFLATIFPAWRAARIDPVEALRYE comes from the coding sequence ATGACCGACACGACGGCGGCTTCGCAGACCGCTCGCGCGACAAGGGCGAAGCATGCCGGGGCCGGCCCCTTTTCGTTGTTCGAGCGCATGGTCGCCTGGCGCTATCTCCGCTCGAAGCGCAAGGAGACGGTGATCTCGGTCATCGCCTCGATCTCCTTCATCGGCATCATGCTCGGCGTGGCGACGCTGATCATTGTCATGGCGGTGATGAACGGCTTCCGCACCGAACTGCTCACCCGCATCCTCGGCATCAACGGACATCTTATCCTGCAGCCGATCGACCGGCCGCTGGACGACTATGCCGAAGTAGCGGCCCGCATCGCCGGCGTGCCGGGCGTCAAATACACGATCCCGCTGGTGGAGGGGCAGGTGCTCGCCTCCGGCCGGCAGGGGACGGCGGGCACCGGGGCGCTGGTGAAGGGCATCCGCGAGGCGGACCTGAAGAACATTCCCCTGGTCGCCGGCAATGTGCGGCAGGGCGAACTCAACGGCTTCGAGACGAGCGAGGGTGTCGCCATCGGCACCCGCATGGCCGAGAATCTCGGCCTCGGCCTCGGCGATCTCATCACGCTGGTTTCGCCGGACGGCGACATCACGCCCCTCGGCACCAACCCGCGCGTCAAAGCCTATCCGGTGACGGCGATCTACGAGATCGGCATGTCGGAATATGACGCGCTGATCGTCTTCATGCCGCTCCCCGAGGCGCAGCTCTATTTCAATTCGGAAGGCCTGGCGCAGACGATCGAGATATTCGTCGACGACCCCGACCGGGTCGACGAACTGAAGGAGCCGATCGAGGCGGCCGCGCAGCGACAGCTCTATCTGACCGACTGGCGCTTCCGGAACCAGACGTTCTTCTCCGCGCTCCAGGTCGAACGGAACGTCATGTTCATGATCCTGACGCTGATCGTGCTGGTCGCGGCTCTCAACATCATCTCCGGCCTCATCATGCTGGTGAAGGACAAGGGCAGCGACATCGCCATCCTGCGCACCATGGGAGCGACGCGCGGCTCGATCATGCGCATCTTCATGATGACGGGGGCGGCGATCGGCATGACCGGGACGATCGCGGGCGTCATCCTCGGCATCGTCGTCTGCCTCAACGTCGAATCGATCCGCCAGTTCTTCTCCTGGGTTTCGGGGACGACGATCTTCAACCCGGAACTCTACTTCCTCTCGAAGCTGCCGGCCGAGATCAACATGAGCGAGACGGTGTCGGTGGTCGTGATGGCGCTGGCTCTGTCCTTCCTCGCAACCATTTTCCCAGCGTGGCGGGCCGCCCGCATCGATCCGGTCGAGGCGCTGCGCTACGAATGA
- the proS gene encoding proline--tRNA ligase: protein MRLSRYFLPILKENPREAEIVSHRLMLRAGMIRQQGQGSFTMLPLGKRVLDKVCRIIREEQDRAGALEILMPTIQSAELWKESGRYNDYGKEMLRIKDRQERDLLYGPTNEEMVTEIFRSYVKSYKDLPLNLYHIQWKFRDEVRPRFGVMRGREFLMKDAYSFDLDFDGAKAAYNRMFVAYLRTFTRMGLKAIPMRADTGPIGGDLSHEFIILADTGESQVFCHKDFLDLAVPGENVDFGNDGEIAGIVKDWTTPYAATDEMHDEAAWEKIAEDDRLSARGIEVGHIFHFGEKYSKPMNAKVQGPDGKEHFVSMGSYGIGPTRLIAAIIEASHDEAGIIWPESVAPFEVVIINMKAGDAECDGVCEQLYAAYQAAGIEVLYDDTDQRAGGKFATADLIGIPNQVIVGPRGVAAGEVELKRRATGARETTKLADLLAFIGKTA, encoded by the coding sequence ATGCGTCTGTCGCGCTACTTCCTGCCGATCCTCAAAGAAAACCCGCGCGAGGCCGAGATCGTCTCGCATCGCCTCATGCTGAGAGCCGGCATGATCCGCCAGCAGGGGCAGGGCTCCTTCACCATGCTGCCGCTCGGCAAGCGGGTGCTCGACAAGGTGTGCCGGATCATCCGCGAGGAGCAGGACCGGGCAGGCGCACTCGAAATCCTGATGCCGACCATCCAATCGGCCGAGCTTTGGAAGGAAAGCGGCCGCTATAACGACTACGGCAAGGAGATGCTGCGCATCAAGGACCGGCAGGAGCGCGACCTGCTCTACGGTCCGACCAACGAGGAGATGGTGACGGAGATCTTCCGCTCCTACGTCAAGTCGTACAAGGACCTGCCGCTCAACCTCTACCACATCCAGTGGAAGTTCCGCGACGAGGTGAGGCCCCGCTTCGGCGTGATGCGCGGGCGCGAGTTCCTGATGAAGGATGCCTATTCCTTCGATCTCGATTTCGACGGAGCCAAGGCTGCCTACAACCGCATGTTCGTCGCCTATCTGCGCACGTTCACCCGCATGGGGCTGAAGGCGATCCCGATGCGCGCCGACACCGGCCCGATCGGCGGCGATCTATCCCATGAGTTCATCATCCTTGCCGACACCGGCGAGAGCCAGGTGTTCTGCCACAAGGACTTCCTCGACCTCGCCGTGCCGGGCGAGAATGTCGATTTCGGCAATGACGGCGAGATCGCGGGCATCGTCAAGGACTGGACGACGCCCTATGCGGCGACCGACGAAATGCATGACGAGGCGGCCTGGGAGAAGATTGCCGAGGACGACCGCCTGTCGGCGCGCGGCATCGAGGTCGGCCACATCTTCCATTTCGGCGAGAAGTATTCCAAGCCGATGAACGCCAAGGTGCAGGGCCCCGACGGCAAGGAGCACTTCGTCTCGATGGGCTCCTACGGCATCGGCCCGACGCGCCTCATCGCCGCGATCATCGAGGCGAGTCACGATGAGGCCGGCATCATCTGGCCGGAAAGCGTGGCGCCCTTCGAGGTGGTGATCATCAACATGAAGGCCGGCGATGCAGAGTGCGACGGCGTCTGCGAACAGCTCTACGCGGCTTACCAGGCAGCGGGCATCGAGGTGCTCTACGACGACACCGACCAGCGCGCGGGCGGAAAGTTCGCGACCGCCGACCTGATCGGCATCCCCAACCAGGTGATCGTCGGTCCGCGCGGCGTCGCCGCCGGAGAGGTCGAGCTGAAGCGGCGCGCCACGGGCGCCCGCGAGACGACGAAGCTCGCCGATCTTTTGGCCTTCATCGGGAAGACCGCATGA
- a CDS encoding carbohydrate kinase family protein: protein MTSSPPRPPLLLGIGGAHIDRRGQVAGIYVPGASNPGTMREDVGGVVFNALRTARRRGVGCALISMRGGDSGGDRVAREIAEAGIEDRSAVFLDRVTASYTALIDRDGELIAGFADMGIYDLFPRQLRRSACRDAIAGADAILCDANLPAAALELVASIAAGKPLHAIGISPAKVVRLAGLLDRIGYLFMNRKEACALAGLDAGSPADVLAFLRAKGLRGAVVTDGARPVEILDAGSRYSIAPPAPHRIADVTGAGDALAGATVAALTRGVPLADAAREGVAAAMLALESPLAVPQFDADVFAAALALVPAAVAVA from the coding sequence ATGACCAGCTCTCCGCCCAGACCACCGCTGCTGCTCGGCATCGGCGGCGCGCATATCGACCGCCGCGGGCAGGTCGCGGGGATCTATGTGCCGGGCGCCTCGAACCCCGGAACGATGCGCGAGGATGTCGGCGGCGTGGTCTTCAATGCGCTGCGCACGGCGCGGCGGCGCGGCGTCGGCTGCGCGCTGATTTCGATGCGCGGCGGCGATTCCGGCGGCGATCGCGTCGCGCGCGAGATCGCCGAGGCCGGCATCGAGGACCGTTCGGCGGTGTTTCTCGACCGCGTCACGGCGAGCTACACCGCGCTCATCGACCGCGACGGCGAGCTCATCGCCGGCTTCGCCGACATGGGGATCTACGATCTCTTCCCGCGCCAGCTTCGCCGCTCCGCCTGCCGTGACGCGATCGCGGGCGCCGATGCGATCCTGTGCGATGCGAACCTGCCGGCGGCTGCCCTCGAACTGGTCGCAAGCATCGCGGCGGGCAAACCGCTTCATGCAATCGGCATTTCGCCGGCAAAAGTCGTCCGTCTCGCCGGATTGCTGGACCGGATCGGCTACCTGTTCATGAACCGCAAGGAGGCGTGCGCGCTGGCGGGCCTCGACGCGGGCAGCCCGGCGGACGTGCTGGCGTTCCTGCGCGCCAAGGGGCTGCGCGGTGCGGTCGTCACCGACGGCGCCAGGCCGGTGGAGATTTTGGATGCGGGCTCACGGTACAGCATCGCCCCGCCAGCCCCGCATCGCATCGCCGATGTCACCGGAGCCGGAGACGCGCTCGCGGGTGCGACGGTCGCGGCATTGACCCGCGGCGTCCCGCTTGCCGATGCGGCGCGCGAAGGTGTCGCAGCCGCGATGCTCGCGCTGGAATCTCCTCTCGCCGTCCCGCAATTCGATGCCGACGTGTTCGCGGCAGCACTGGCGCTTGTGCCGGCCGCCGTTGCGGTGGCATGA
- a CDS encoding pseudouridine-5'-phosphate glycosidase — protein sequence MLTDKPFTQVDIHPDVNRALVRGGAVVALESTIITHGMPYPANNDMAAKVEAIVEAEGAVPATIAVMDGRLKIGLADGERAALATTPGAMKLSRADLPFAISERRTGGTTVAATMIAAHLAGIRVFATGGIGGVHKGAESSFDISADLDELARTPVIVVSAGAKAILDIHKTLEVLETRGVPVVGYGADVMPAFWSRHSDFPAPLRLDSAEAIARFQKTREELGISGGMLIANPVPEADEIPAARMRGFIEAAQRAANESGVSGKAVTPFLLQKILELSEGASLKTNIALVENNARLAAKIARALAAS from the coding sequence ATGCTCACCGACAAGCCCTTCACCCAGGTCGATATCCACCCCGACGTGAACCGCGCCCTCGTGCGCGGCGGAGCGGTCGTGGCGCTCGAAAGCACCATCATCACGCATGGCATGCCCTATCCCGCCAACAACGACATGGCGGCCAAGGTCGAGGCGATCGTCGAGGCGGAAGGCGCGGTGCCGGCGACGATCGCGGTCATGGACGGCCGGCTCAAGATCGGCCTCGCCGACGGCGAACGGGCCGCGCTCGCCACCACGCCGGGCGCCATGAAACTGTCGCGCGCCGACTTGCCATTCGCCATCTCGGAACGCCGCACCGGCGGCACCACCGTGGCGGCAACGATGATCGCGGCGCATCTCGCCGGCATACGCGTCTTCGCCACCGGCGGCATCGGCGGCGTGCACAAGGGTGCGGAATCGAGCTTCGACATCTCGGCCGACCTCGACGAACTCGCGCGCACGCCGGTAATCGTGGTCTCTGCCGGCGCCAAGGCGATCCTCGATATTCACAAGACCCTCGAAGTGCTCGAGACGCGCGGCGTGCCGGTCGTCGGCTACGGCGCCGACGTGATGCCCGCCTTCTGGTCGCGGCATTCCGATTTTCCGGCGCCGTTGCGCCTCGACAGCGCCGAGGCGATAGCGCGGTTCCAGAAGACGCGTGAGGAACTGGGCATTTCCGGCGGGATGCTGATCGCCAATCCCGTTCCGGAGGCGGACGAAATCCCGGCGGCGAGGATGCGCGGCTTCATCGAGGCGGCGCAGCGTGCCGCGAACGAAAGCGGCGTCAGCGGCAAGGCCGTGACGCCATTTCTCTTGCAGAAGATCCTAGAACTCAGCGAAGGCGCCAGCCTCAAGACCAACATCGCGCTTGTCGAGAACAATGCGCGCCTGGCGGCAAAAATCGCCAGGGCTCTCGCTGCAAGCTAG
- a CDS encoding GH25 family lysozyme: MRHSALAASLLACLGLAGCMSSNAADVLKLGPSGETTASVSGPRPEVSVGKVVGLAEEQEREIAETGAADIDTVKVAALAEPDVIDTPAVEAVALITPPRPDARPQTRSYGAVQRQRFRDAKPINFGKRKPADYAVHGVDVSRWQGEIDWVKLRSQGANFAYIKATDGGDHLDPMFAKNWREAERAGLKRGAYHFFYWCRSASSQADWFIRNVPKDANALPPVIDVEWNHLSSCKKRPSRAVVLEKMQVFMDRLEAHYGQRPVIYTAPDFYGDNLKGAFPNHPFWLRAVAQHPSKVYPGREWVFWQYSGSGLSHGVRGKIDLNVFYGSESDWRRWLGRQERIAAN, from the coding sequence ATGCGACATTCCGCACTCGCCGCCTCCCTCCTTGCGTGCCTCGGCCTCGCCGGCTGCATGTCGAGCAACGCCGCCGACGTATTGAAGCTCGGACCGTCCGGGGAAACGACCGCTTCCGTATCGGGCCCGCGGCCCGAAGTTTCGGTGGGCAAGGTCGTCGGCCTTGCCGAGGAACAGGAGCGCGAGATCGCCGAAACCGGCGCGGCCGACATCGATACGGTGAAGGTCGCGGCGCTGGCGGAGCCCGACGTGATCGATACCCCCGCTGTCGAGGCTGTCGCGCTGATCACCCCGCCAAGGCCGGATGCGCGGCCGCAGACGCGAAGCTACGGCGCAGTGCAGCGTCAACGTTTCCGCGACGCCAAGCCGATCAACTTCGGCAAGCGCAAGCCGGCGGACTATGCCGTCCACGGAGTCGACGTGTCGCGCTGGCAGGGCGAGATCGACTGGGTGAAGCTGCGCAGCCAGGGCGCCAACTTCGCCTACATCAAGGCGACCGACGGCGGCGACCATCTCGATCCGATGTTCGCCAAGAACTGGCGCGAGGCGGAGCGGGCCGGCCTGAAGCGCGGCGCCTATCACTTCTTCTACTGGTGCCGCAGCGCGTCGAGCCAGGCCGACTGGTTCATCCGCAACGTGCCGAAGGACGCGAACGCTTTGCCGCCGGTGATCGACGTCGAGTGGAACCATCTGTCGAGCTGCAAGAAGCGCCCTTCGCGGGCGGTGGTGCTCGAGAAGATGCAGGTCTTCATGGACAGGCTCGAGGCGCATTACGGCCAGCGCCCCGTCATCTATACGGCGCCTGATTTCTACGGCGACAATCTGAAGGGCGCTTTCCCGAACCATCCGTTCTGGCTGCGCGCCGTCGCCCAGCATCCCTCGAAGGTCTATCCCGGCCGGGAATGGGTGTTCTGGCAGTATTCCGGCTCCGGCCTCTCGCACGGCGTCAGGGGCAAAATCGACCTCAACGTCTTCTACGGTTCCGAATCCGACTGGCGCCGCTGGCTCGGCCGCCAGGAGCGGATCGCCGCGAACTAG
- a CDS encoding DNA topoisomerase IB, translating into MRAWKGSGSLVYVSDEQPGIRRRKAGRGFSYVDPKGGTLRESGVIERINGLAIPPAWTNVWICPDPNGHIQATGRDQRGRKQYRYHERWIACRDEVKFSSLPDFARALPVLREAVDQDLRRRSLSFERVVAAVVWLLDNTMIRVGNASYARENASFGLTTLRDRHVRVEGSKLRFAFTGKSGKEWRLKLSDRRIARVVKGAQDIPGQHLFQYFSDDGARRAIRSDDVNAYIRETTGSPFTSKHFRTWGGTVHASATLASIPVPETERDVRRTLNESIDRVAAVLGNTRAVCRSCYVHPGIIEDWRNGELADLLRSARRSFRKPRPRLSETEMTVLRWLEHREARS; encoded by the coding sequence ATGCGCGCGTGGAAAGGGTCGGGATCTCTCGTCTATGTCTCGGACGAGCAGCCCGGAATTCGCCGGCGCAAGGCGGGCCGAGGCTTTTCCTATGTAGATCCCAAAGGAGGCACGCTTCGGGAGAGCGGCGTCATCGAGCGTATCAACGGGCTGGCCATCCCTCCCGCATGGACGAACGTCTGGATCTGCCCGGACCCTAATGGCCACATCCAGGCGACCGGCCGCGACCAGAGAGGACGCAAGCAGTACCGCTATCATGAGCGATGGATCGCCTGCCGCGATGAGGTGAAGTTTTCGAGCCTGCCGGATTTCGCCCGCGCCTTGCCGGTGCTGCGGGAAGCCGTCGATCAGGATCTCAGGCGTCGCAGCCTTTCATTCGAACGGGTCGTTGCGGCCGTTGTCTGGCTGCTCGACAACACGATGATCCGCGTCGGCAACGCGTCCTACGCCCGCGAAAACGCGTCGTTCGGTCTCACCACCCTGCGCGACCGGCACGTCCGGGTCGAAGGGTCGAAACTGCGTTTTGCCTTCACCGGCAAATCGGGGAAAGAGTGGCGCCTCAAACTATCGGACCGGCGCATAGCGCGCGTCGTCAAGGGTGCGCAGGACATTCCGGGCCAGCATCTGTTCCAGTATTTTTCCGACGATGGAGCCCGGCGGGCAATCCGCTCCGACGACGTCAACGCCTACATACGCGAGACGACCGGCTCCCCATTCACCTCCAAGCATTTTCGCACCTGGGGAGGAACCGTCCATGCGTCCGCGACCCTCGCATCGATCCCCGTGCCGGAGACAGAGAGAGACGTGCGGCGCACGCTGAACGAATCGATCGACCGGGTCGCCGCGGTCCTCGGCAACACCCGCGCCGTATGCCGGAGCTGCTACGTTCACCCCGGCATCATCGAGGACTGGCGCAATGGCGAGCTCGCGGACCTGCTGCGCAGCGCCCGGCGATCCTTCCGAAAGCCCCGCCCTCGCCTCAGCGAAACGGAGATGACGGTGCTGCGCTGGCTCGAGCATCGGGAGGCGCGATCCTGA
- the grxD gene encoding Grx4 family monothiol glutaredoxin, whose translation MSAIAQFIDSEVKGNDVVLFMKGTPGFPQCGFSGQVVQILDYLGVDYKGVNVLTSDELRQGIKEYSQWPTIPQLYVKGEFVGGCDIVREMFQAGELQGFFDEKGVSVKGAA comes from the coding sequence ATGAGCGCGATTGCACAGTTCATCGACAGCGAAGTGAAGGGCAACGACGTGGTGCTCTTCATGAAGGGCACCCCCGGCTTCCCGCAGTGCGGCTTCTCCGGCCAGGTCGTGCAGATTCTGGACTATCTCGGCGTCGACTACAAAGGCGTCAACGTGCTGACCTCCGACGAGCTGCGCCAGGGCATCAAGGAATATTCGCAGTGGCCGACGATTCCGCAGCTCTACGTCAAGGGCGAATTCGTTGGCGGATGCGACATCGTCCGCGAGATGTTCCAGGCCGGCGAATTGCAGGGCTTCTTCGACGAGAAAGGCGTCAGCGTCAAAGGCGCTGCCTGA
- a CDS encoding multidrug effflux MFS transporter, which translates to MDQRSPLADSRQDSLPRWEFIALAAALMALNALAIDIMLPGLQEIGASLNVDDENHRQYVISAYFGGMAAALLLYGPLSDRFGRRGPLLVGLSIYVMAAAGAAFAPSFEVLLALRFVQGIGAASTRVIAVSVVRDRFGGRAMAEVMSLIFMTFMIVPVIAPSLGQLMMTFASWHMIFVLMAILGAAITFWTWARLRESLHPQDRREIDVASIAQGFRTVLSNRMSLGYTLASTAVFAAMFGFINSAQQIYVGIYQLGAWFPVLFALVAGLMAASSFANSRLVSRVGMRRLSHGALIGFLTVSAVWFVWSLTGPVPLAAFVGLFALAMIQFGWIGSNFNSIAMEPLGHIAGTASSIQGFIQTLGGGVVGALIGQAFDGTVTPLAAGFFGVAAVALGLVLIAERGRLFGTSSSATDPSGSMGH; encoded by the coding sequence ATGGACCAGAGAAGCCCGCTGGCCGACTCGCGCCAGGATTCGCTCCCGCGCTGGGAGTTCATCGCGCTCGCCGCCGCCCTGATGGCGCTGAATGCGCTCGCCATCGACATCATGCTGCCCGGGCTCCAGGAAATCGGCGCCAGCCTGAACGTTGACGACGAGAACCACCGTCAATACGTCATCTCGGCCTATTTCGGCGGCATGGCCGCCGCGCTGCTTCTGTATGGACCGCTCTCAGACCGCTTCGGGCGCCGCGGACCCCTGCTCGTCGGCTTGTCCATCTACGTCATGGCGGCGGCCGGCGCTGCTTTCGCCCCGTCGTTCGAGGTCCTGCTCGCGCTCCGCTTCGTCCAGGGCATCGGCGCCGCGTCGACGCGCGTGATTGCCGTTTCGGTGGTCCGGGACCGCTTCGGCGGGAGGGCAATGGCCGAAGTCATGTCGCTGATCTTCATGACGTTCATGATCGTCCCGGTTATCGCGCCGTCCCTCGGCCAGTTGATGATGACCTTCGCCAGCTGGCACATGATCTTCGTACTCATGGCGATCCTGGGCGCGGCAATCACGTTCTGGACCTGGGCACGGCTGCGGGAATCCCTGCATCCGCAAGACCGCCGCGAGATCGACGTGGCGTCGATCGCGCAGGGCTTCCGCACGGTTCTGTCGAACAGAATGTCGCTCGGATACACGCTGGCCTCGACCGCCGTCTTTGCCGCCATGTTCGGCTTCATCAACTCGGCGCAGCAGATCTACGTCGGCATCTATCAGCTGGGGGCCTGGTTCCCGGTGCTCTTCGCGCTCGTCGCCGGACTGATGGCGGCATCGTCCTTTGCCAATTCGAGACTTGTGTCGCGCGTCGGCATGCGTCGGCTGTCGCACGGCGCGCTGATCGGATTCCTGACCGTCAGCGCGGTGTGGTTCGTCTGGTCGTTGACCGGCCCGGTACCCCTCGCCGCCTTCGTCGGCCTGTTCGCCCTGGCGATGATCCAGTTCGGATGGATCGGTTCGAACTTCAACTCCATCGCGATGGAGCCGCTCGGCCACATCGCCGGCACGGCGTCGTCGATCCAGGGTTTCATCCAGACGCTCGGCGGCGGTGTCGTCGGCGCGCTGATCGGCCAGGCTTTCGACGGCACGGTCACGCCGCTGGCGGCGGGCTTCTTTGGCGTCGCCGCGGTGGCGCTCGGCCTCGTGCTCATTGCCGAACGTGGCCGTCTCTTCGGCACGTCCTCGTCGGCCACTGACCCGTCGGGGTCGATGGGACACTGA
- the ttcA gene encoding tRNA 2-thiocytidine(32) synthetase TtcA produces MNLASAITDSSDHLAALHGGIPSTVEFNKLRKRLIRQMRQALEDFAMVKPGERWLVALSGGKDSYGLLTLLLDLKWRGLLPVELLACNLDQGQPGFPKHILPDYLDRIGVPHRIEYQDTYSIVTGKIAEGATYCSLCSRLRRGHLYRIAREEGCAALVLGHHREDILETFFMNLFHGGRLAAMPPKLMNDEGDVMVLRPLSYCAESDLAKFAEAMRFPIIPCDLCGSQDGLQRNAMKAMLDDIERRMPGRKETMIRALTNVRPSHLLDRTLFDFAGL; encoded by the coding sequence ATGAACCTCGCCTCCGCCATAACGGATTCCTCCGACCATCTGGCGGCGCTGCACGGCGGCATTCCATCAACCGTCGAATTCAATAAACTGCGCAAGCGGCTGATCCGGCAAATGCGCCAGGCGCTCGAGGATTTCGCCATGGTCAAGCCCGGCGAACGCTGGCTGGTGGCGCTGTCGGGCGGCAAGGATTCCTATGGTCTCCTCACGCTGCTTCTCGACCTCAAATGGCGCGGCCTCCTGCCGGTCGAGCTTCTCGCCTGCAATCTCGACCAGGGCCAGCCCGGCTTTCCGAAGCACATTCTGCCGGATTATCTGGACCGGATCGGCGTGCCGCACCGCATCGAATATCAGGACACCTATTCGATCGTCACCGGTAAGATCGCCGAAGGCGCGACCTACTGTTCGCTGTGCTCGCGGCTTCGGCGCGGCCATCTCTATCGCATCGCGCGCGAGGAGGGCTGTGCCGCTCTGGTGCTCGGGCACCATCGCGAGGACATCCTCGAAACGTTCTTCATGAACCTGTTCCATGGCGGGCGGTTGGCCGCCATGCCACCCAAGCTGATGAATGACGAGGGCGACGTGATGGTGCTCCGGCCGCTCAGCTACTGCGCCGAGTCGGATCTGGCGAAATTCGCCGAGGCGATGCGCTTTCCCATCATCCCGTGCGACCTTTGCGGCTCCCAGGACGGGCTGCAGCGCAACGCCATGAAGGCGATGCTCGACGACATCGAACGGCGCATGCCTGGCCGCAAGGAGACGATGATCCGCGCCTTGACCAATGTGCGGCCGAGCCATCTGCTCGACCGCACGCTGTTCGACTTCGCGGGGCTCTGA